A genomic segment from Micropterus dolomieu isolate WLL.071019.BEF.003 ecotype Adirondacks linkage group LG03, ASM2129224v1, whole genome shotgun sequence encodes:
- the LOC123968924 gene encoding homeodomain-interacting protein kinase 2-like yields MLSLESYTENEDIPAYENHILSDIYLVQNLKGQGTFGKVAHCIKLDTMENVAVKIVKKHFTWAGEREAFALKKLRVLDLNKSNLVKFFESFEHRGQMCLVLEMLDKSLHDLMIERRNRPLRLSEIRVISQQMLVALNALKNIGLVHADIKPDNVMLVHHQLQPFRVKLIDFGMASPVSIVKHGSIIQALGYRAPEVILGLPVDEAIDMWSLGCVMAFMYLGQHLYPIRCEYEVVRIIVQMQGQPGDHLLDAGVHSKKFFSKNQDSTKQVWRLNTPAEYKLETGQETQQSRAISNKYTCMEDMTKDHPKPKADTEYEDTRAFLSFLKRTLSVDSVTRIAPTEALGHRFITMRHFPRDTDPDPYVASSCVNMKVCPSQDSPVEISCFVTSSEVLHHSATTASSDASPPATTCCDVKTNAGTNGSDGGTTFFITVKTQKAMLKRMLSVCCCFVDVED; encoded by the coding sequence atgttgtcattAGAATCATACACAGAGAACGAGGATATCCCCGCATATGAGAACCACATTCTGTCTGATATCTACCTGGTACAGAATCTGAAGGGACAGGGCACCTTTGGGAAAGTGGCCCACTGTATAAAATTAGACACCATGGAGAATGTGGCAGTCAAGAttgtaaagaaacattttacctGGGCTGGTGAAAGAGAGgcatttgctttaaaaaaactcAGAGTTCTTGACCTGAACAAGAGTAACTTGGTGAAGTTTTTCGAATCCTTTGAGCATAGAGGCCAGATGTGTCTGGTTTTGGAAATGCTGGACAAAAGTCTCCATGACTTGATGATAGAAAGGCGCAATAGGCCCCTGCGTTTGTCTGAGATCAGAGTCATCTCACAGCAGATGCTGGTGGCTCTGAATGCCCTCAAGAACATAGGCCTGGTGCATGCAGACATCAAGCCAGACAATGTAATGCTAGTTCATCATCAGCTGCAGCCCTTCAGGGTGAAACTGATTGATTTTGGTATGGCCTCTCCGGTTTCTATTGTAAAGCATGGCTCTATCATTCAGGCCCTTGGTTACAGGGCCCCAGAGGTCATCCTGGGCCTCCCAGTGGACGAGGCCATAGATATGTGGTCTCTTGGTTGTGTAATGGCCTTTATGTACCTTGGCCAGCACCTGTATCCTATCAGGTGTGAATATGAAGTGGTTAGAATCATTGTGCAGATGCAGGGTCAGCCTGGTGATCACCTGCTAGATGCTGGGGTCCATTCTAAGAAATTTTTCAGCAAGAACCAGGACTCCACAAAACAGGTATGGAGGCTGAATACACCAGCTGAATACAAGCTTGAAACaggccaggagacccaacaaaGCAGGGCCATTTCCAACAAGTACACCTGTATGGAAGACATGACGAAGGACCACCCGAAGCCGAAGGCAGACACTGAGTATGAGGACACGCGGGCATTTTTAAGCTTCCTCAAACGGACGCTGAGTGTGGATTCTGTCACAAGAATCGCCCCCACTGAAGCTCTAGGGCACCGCTTCATCACAATGAGACACTTTCCCAGAGACACTGACCCAGACCCTTATGTGGCATCATCCTGTGTGAACATGAAAGTGTGCCCATCCCAGGACTCACCAGTTGAAATCAGCTGCTTTGTAACCTCCAGTGAAGTTTTACACCATAGCGCGACCACCGCCAGCTCAGATGCCTCGCCACCAGCTACCACTTGTTGTGATGTAAAAACCAATGCTGGCACTAATGGCAGTGATGGAGGAACCACATTCTTCATCACAGTCAAAACTCAGAAGGCGATGCTGAAGAGGATGCTGAGTGTGTGCTGCTGCTTTGTAGATGTGGAAGATTAA